In a genomic window of Melopsittacus undulatus isolate bMelUnd1 chromosome 1, bMelUnd1.mat.Z, whole genome shotgun sequence:
- the LOC101874823 gene encoding myosin regulatory light chain 2, smooth muscle minor isoform: MSSKKAKTKTTKKRPQRATSNVFAMFDQSQIQEFKEAFNMIDQNRDGFIDKEDLHDMLASLGKNPTDEYLDAMMNEAPGPINFTMFLTMFGEKLNGTDPEDVIRNAFACFDEEATGFIQEDYLRELLTTMGDRFTDEEVDELYREAPIDKKGNFNYIEFTRILKHGAKDKDD; this comes from the exons ATGTCCAGCAAAAAGGCAAAGACAAAGACCACCAAGAAGCGCCCTCAGCGCGCCACTTCCAATGTATTTGCGATGTTTGATCAGTCTCAGATTCAGGAGTTCAAGGAGGCCTTCAACATGATTGACCAGAACAGGGATGGCTTCATTGACAAAGAGGACTTGCATGATATGCTTGCCTCCCTTG GAAAGAATCCAACAGATGAATACCTAGATGCCATGATGAATGAGGCTCCAGGCCCTATAAATTTCACGATGTTCCTCACAATGTTTGGTGAGAAGTTAAATGGCACCGACCCGGAAGATGTAATCAGGAAtgcttttgcttgctttgaTGAAGAAGCAACAG GGTTCATCCAAGAAGACTACCTGCGAGAGCTACTCACCACGATGGGAGACAGGTTCACAGATGAGGAGGTAGATGAGCTGTACAGGGAGGCTCCCATCGACAAAAAGGGGAACTTCAACTACATTGAGTTCACACGCATCCTGAAACATGGAGCAAAAGACAAGGATGACTGA